In Geotrypetes seraphini chromosome 4, aGeoSer1.1, whole genome shotgun sequence, a single window of DNA contains:
- the LOC117359847 gene encoding anaphase-promoting complex subunit 11: MKVKVKSWNGVASWLWVANDENCGICRMAFNGCCPDCKIPGDDCPLVWGQCSHCFHMHCILKWLNSQQVQQHCPMCRQEWKFKE; encoded by the coding sequence ATGAAGGTGAAAGTTAAGTCATGGAATGGAGTCGCATCCTGGCTTTGGGTGGCCAATGATGAGAACTGTGGAATTTGTCGAATGGCCTTCAACGGCTGCTGTCCTGACTGTAAGATTCCAGGTGATGACTGCCCGCTTGTGTGGGGCCAGTGCTCCCACTGCTTCCACATGCACTGTATTCTCAAGTGGCTGAACTCACAGCAGGTCCAACAACACTGTCCAATGTGTCGCCAGGAATGGAAGTTCAAGGAGTGA